The Bacillus carboniphilus genome contains a region encoding:
- a CDS encoding DUF445 family protein — MEIAFLILFMVIIGSVIGGVTNSLAIKMLFRPYKALYIFGKRVPFTPGLIPKRRDELAVQLGRMVVDHLLTYDVFMKRFQSELFKEKLTLLVEKKIAEWLTSDQSIYQLAEKMSIEQLDDKLENQMVHFVQKKINGWLHEDNRIKDLLPSQIDRDYYIGKVVEMIIEKGMTYFQSSEGEEKLGQLVDDFFADKGKIAAMVQMFIGNSNLVDRIQPEIIKFLNSQGTKDMLQSFLYKEWERVQEQPLGELVPNLSPIRKEVTEFVVRKIDLKEILYRPVRDLTSSFYEEAVEKGTVTVIRTINQMIIHQAEKLIQGLKIDQMVTEQVEAFELEELEEMVLSIAKKRTKNDYIPRCLIRRPHRFRSSDDRFLYLRNTNKNTFIRMKDIV, encoded by the coding sequence ATGGAAATTGCTTTTTTAATCTTATTCATGGTTATTATCGGATCCGTTATTGGCGGTGTCACAAATTCTTTAGCGATCAAAATGCTTTTTCGTCCATATAAGGCTCTATATATTTTTGGAAAGCGGGTTCCTTTTACACCGGGTTTAATCCCGAAAAGAAGGGATGAACTAGCCGTTCAATTAGGACGAATGGTTGTTGATCATTTATTAACCTATGATGTGTTTATGAAAAGGTTTCAAAGTGAGTTATTTAAAGAAAAATTAACCTTACTCGTTGAAAAAAAGATCGCTGAATGGTTAACGAGTGATCAGTCTATTTATCAATTGGCTGAAAAAATGTCGATTGAACAATTAGATGATAAACTTGAAAATCAAATGGTCCATTTTGTGCAAAAAAAAATCAATGGTTGGCTACATGAAGATAACCGCATAAAAGATCTTCTTCCTTCTCAAATCGATCGTGACTATTATATTGGCAAGGTTGTTGAGATGATCATTGAAAAAGGTATGACCTATTTTCAGTCATCTGAAGGAGAAGAGAAACTTGGACAGCTAGTGGATGACTTTTTTGCTGACAAAGGTAAAATTGCTGCTATGGTTCAAATGTTTATCGGGAATAGCAACTTAGTCGACCGCATTCAGCCGGAAATCATTAAATTTCTAAATAGCCAAGGAACGAAGGACATGTTACAGTCCTTTCTTTATAAAGAATGGGAGCGAGTGCAAGAGCAGCCTCTTGGGGAATTAGTCCCTAATTTATCTCCGATAAGAAAGGAAGTAACGGAATTTGTCGTTCGTAAGATTGATCTGAAAGAAATCCTTTATCGTCCGGTTCGCGATTTAACAAGTTCTTTTTATGAGGAAGCCGTTGAAAAAGGCACAGTAACGGTGATTCGAACTATAAATCAGATGATCATTCATCAAGCAGAGAAACTCATCCAAGGGTTAAAGATTGATCAAATGGTGACGGAACAAGTAGAAGCTTTTGAATTGGAAGAGCTAGAAGAAATGGTATTATCGATTGCAAAAAAAAGAACTAAAAATGATTACATACCTCGGTGCCTTATTAGGAGGCCTCATAGGTTTCGTTCAAGCGATGATCGTTTCCTTTATTTGAGGAATACAAATAAGAATACCTTCATAAGGATGAAAGATATAGTATAG
- a CDS encoding YheC/YheD family endospore coat-associated protein produces the protein MIVNLIHTDSHDDTILLPKAINQNLSSISFGHNKIPCTFVHQENHVNTILLPRHLTEKLNLPISVEKVMIHAHHHHLIIGPLIGIFTAGFTQSMLRPIGERSMVFAKYITSAYELGIVCFVFGMHQINWDDKTVEGWFFSHIGWEKATLPLPNVIYDRLPNRKLEKHGPILQVKERLINEFNTPWFNNAFFNKWEIHEILKQENETAIFLPETYLQPTFELIDQLVKQYSIVYIKPINGSLGLSVYQLMYSEQEQAYYCRFRDHHKQNRLIKSEKLSKIQHSLFKNKDMDQFLVQQGIKLIRINQRTVDFRVHTNRNEDGVWEVTAIAAKVSGKGSVTTHINNGGEIYTLEEIFPSNSKQIRYLLNEAALQISQGIEHSFEGTVGEIGFDFGIDQLGKIWLFEANSRPGRSIFTHPSLKHEEKQTRYGFAKFSIYLLKKSFTPSKDGLYEVNR, from the coding sequence ATGATTGTTAATCTCATTCATACTGACAGTCACGATGATACCATTTTACTTCCAAAAGCAATCAATCAAAATCTGTCCTCCATTTCTTTTGGACACAATAAAATCCCATGTACGTTCGTTCATCAAGAAAACCATGTAAATACCATTTTACTTCCTCGTCATCTTACTGAAAAACTCAATCTCCCTATATCAGTTGAGAAAGTGATGATTCATGCTCATCACCATCATTTAATCATCGGCCCATTAATTGGCATCTTCACAGCTGGTTTTACTCAGTCTATGTTAAGGCCTATAGGTGAGAGGTCCATGGTGTTTGCAAAATATATCACAAGTGCTTATGAACTTGGAATTGTCTGTTTTGTCTTTGGAATGCACCAAATAAATTGGGATGACAAGACAGTCGAGGGGTGGTTTTTTTCACATATTGGCTGGGAAAAAGCAACTCTTCCTTTGCCTAACGTCATCTATGATCGACTTCCAAACCGCAAGCTCGAAAAACACGGACCGATCTTACAAGTAAAAGAACGGCTAATCAATGAATTTAACACTCCTTGGTTTAACAATGCATTCTTTAATAAATGGGAAATACATGAAATTCTTAAACAAGAAAATGAAACGGCGATTTTTCTTCCAGAAACCTATTTACAACCAACTTTTGAACTGATTGATCAGCTTGTAAAGCAGTATTCCATCGTCTATATTAAGCCTATAAATGGGAGTCTAGGGTTGAGTGTATACCAACTTATGTACTCCGAACAAGAACAGGCCTATTATTGTCGTTTTAGAGATCATCATAAACAAAATCGTCTAATTAAATCAGAAAAATTATCGAAAATACAACACTCTCTTTTTAAAAATAAAGATATGGATCAATTTCTTGTTCAGCAAGGAATTAAGCTCATTCGAATCAATCAGCGAACAGTCGATTTTCGTGTTCATACGAACCGAAATGAAGACGGAGTTTGGGAAGTGACCGCTATCGCTGCTAAAGTATCTGGAAAAGGAAGTGTCACAACACATATTAATAACGGAGGAGAAATCTATACGTTAGAAGAAATATTCCCATCTAACTCAAAACAAATTCGCTATCTCCTTAACGAGGCGGCTCTACAAATAAGTCAAGGGATCGAGCACTCCTTCGAAGGAACCGTTGGGGAAATTGGTTTTGATTTTGGCATTGATCAACTCGGAAAGATATGGCTTTTTGAAGCGAACTCACGGCCAGGAAGATCGATTTTCACCCATCCTTCCTTAAAACATGAAGAAAAACAAACAAGGTACGGGTTCGCGAAATTTTCCATTTATTTATTAAAAAAGTCGTTCACTCCTTCAAAGGATGGTTTATATGAGGTTAATCGATAA
- a CDS encoding YheC/YheD family protein → MIITKTSLRKLKSERNTSTVAISTPLASLISLGNKNNCRMKIGGHTILVSIVCINETDSCIYISNDLINLFSLPFHPIDIHLRYDEKINVIEMGPVIAIVTEVVSSSTQRVHFGNIHDFCIEMHEECLKRGALFYVTSMSSLATEEKRIEGYIFDNEKWTLTPVPYPSIVHNRIHSRRMEQSVKFRKLLQKLHYGQTPIFNERFLNKWEVHELLLNQTHLLPYLPQTERILSQQQWDIYVNDFEKVYLKPIYGSQGKKIMVIKKTENGQFIQVNQDDSQEPINQNEMYEKIYPTVKKRTLYYSEGHQAHSIP, encoded by the coding sequence ATGATCATTACAAAAACATCTCTTCGAAAACTAAAAAGCGAGAGGAATACCTCAACTGTTGCTATTAGTACACCTTTAGCTTCTTTGATCAGCCTAGGCAATAAAAACAATTGCCGTATGAAGATAGGTGGTCATACTATACTTGTTTCTATCGTATGTATAAATGAAACAGATAGTTGTATCTATATCTCAAACGACCTCATCAACTTATTTTCTCTCCCATTTCATCCTATTGATATTCACCTTCGTTATGATGAAAAAATAAATGTCATTGAAATGGGTCCTGTTATTGCCATTGTGACAGAAGTTGTTTCCTCTAGTACTCAAAGGGTCCACTTTGGCAACATTCATGATTTTTGTATTGAAATGCATGAGGAGTGTTTAAAAAGAGGGGCTCTATTTTATGTTACATCGATGAGCTCTCTGGCAACAGAAGAAAAAAGAATAGAAGGCTATATTTTCGACAATGAGAAATGGACATTAACACCTGTCCCCTATCCTTCCATCGTTCACAATCGTATTCATTCAAGAAGAATGGAGCAATCAGTCAAGTTTAGAAAATTGCTACAAAAATTACATTACGGGCAAACACCTATTTTTAACGAACGGTTTTTAAATAAATGGGAAGTGCATGAATTACTCTTAAATCAAACTCACTTACTCCCATATCTTCCTCAAACAGAAAGAATTTTGTCACAACAACAATGGGACATCTATGTCAATGACTTTGAAAAAGTATATTTGAAGCCGATCTATGGAAGCCAAGGAAAAAAAATAATGGTGATAAAGAAAACAGAGAACGGTCAGTTCATTCAAGTGAATCAAGACGATTCACAAGAACCAATCAATCAAAATGAAATGTATGAAAAAATATATCCTACTGTAAAAAAAAGAACCTTATATTATTCAGAAGGCCATCAAGCTCATTCAATACCATAA
- a CDS encoding MFS transporter: MVINISELQNNPGIKAWFYTSEGVALMLGSFLVKYINRKLSNYTIIFSFSFVVALAHLLLYFSSSSFISILAFSLFGFAAGSLFPTAYTIFQKEIPKHFHGRFFSFKNMVDRIVFQVVLLSTGFFLDVIGLENMNLLFGFISIVCTLTLLNKFKRAKLTEREVQKNLFTG; the protein is encoded by the coding sequence ATTGTCATTAACATTAGCGAACTACAAAATAACCCTGGTATTAAAGCGTGGTTTTATACATCTGAAGGGGTTGCCTTAATGTTAGGATCCTTTCTTGTTAAATACATTAACCGAAAACTATCAAACTATACGATTATCTTTTCTTTTTCGTTTGTCGTGGCTCTTGCACACTTACTTCTCTATTTTTCGTCTAGTTCTTTTATTTCGATTCTCGCGTTTAGTTTATTTGGTTTTGCAGCAGGAAGCTTATTCCCAACTGCGTATACCATTTTTCAAAAAGAAATTCCAAAACACTTTCATGGTCGGTTTTTCTCATTTAAAAACATGGTTGATCGAATTGTTTTCCAAGTTGTTTTACTATCAACAGGTTTCTTTCTCGATGTCATCGGGTTAGAAAATATGAACCTTTTGTTTGGCTTCATTTCAATTGTTTGTACACTTACTTTATTGAACAAGTTTAAAAGAGCAAAATTAACTGAACGAGAAGTGCAAAAAAACCTATTCACGGGATAA
- a CDS encoding YheC/YheD family protein, with product MDFRILCHQRQLHKWTITSSIARVSAENQIVSNLAQGGQLYKTSTLLNTLFDEKKAYHIRKLLHEVASEIVYAISQNAEGIYAELGVDLAIDEDGKPWVIEVNTKPSKLTEMANHQSRIRPSAKAIIDTCFLFSSFKER from the coding sequence GTGGATTTTCGAATTTTATGTCATCAAAGACAGCTGCATAAGTGGACAATTACCTCTTCCATCGCTAGAGTTTCCGCTGAAAATCAAATTGTTTCGAATCTTGCTCAAGGTGGTCAATTATATAAAACCTCAACCTTACTTAACACCTTGTTTGATGAAAAAAAAGCGTACCATATTAGGAAGCTACTTCATGAAGTAGCAAGTGAGATTGTTTATGCGATTTCGCAAAATGCAGAAGGAATTTATGCTGAATTAGGAGTAGATTTAGCTATTGATGAAGATGGGAAACCATGGGTGATCGAAGTGAATACAAAGCCTTCGAAACTAACCGAAATGGCCAATCATCAATCCAGAATAAGACCTTCAGCTAAGGCTATCATTGATACTTGTTTTCTATTCAGCTCATTTAAGGAGAGGTAA
- a CDS encoding YwqH-like family protein: MEEDKRLINNLKSDRTVLQNKIQNNLEKIQRLKMAKTRITHDQEDFWSKKTLISEPDLSSEWVGKHANELMDFRADMEQSYRSINTEQVEEIITDIENKIDELASMNEGYSNSISSINYRLSLF, translated from the coding sequence TTGGAGGAAGATAAAAGATTAATCAACAATTTGAAAAGTGATAGAACTGTCCTTCAAAACAAAATTCAAAATAACCTTGAAAAAATACAGCGTCTGAAGATGGCGAAGACAAGAATTACTCATGACCAAGAAGATTTTTGGTCAAAGAAAACACTTATTTCAGAGCCCGATCTTTCATCAGAATGGGTTGGAAAACACGCCAATGAATTGATGGACTTTCGGGCAGATATGGAACAATCTTATAGGTCTATAAATACAGAACAGGTAGAGGAGATTATAACAGATATCGAAAACAAAATAGATGAATTAGCAAGTATGAATGAGGGATATTCCAATAGCATTTCATCGATTAACTATCGACTCAGTCTATTTTAA
- a CDS encoding MFS transporter, producing MLRNKNILILLSGELIAGLGLWLGIIGNLEFLQAHVPSDFLKSVILAVGLLAGIAVGPLAGRLTDQINKKSIMLVSGFIRTISVTFMFVALYTESIWWMIIFLILIQISAAFYFPALQSAIPLVVEEKDLLKINGIYMNVSTLSRIVGTALAGVLLVILSLYQIYFLSLIAYLILFTLTFFLNIEENKEEQKEDEREKKEKKGFTEVLTVIKDMPVIAVIFILSMVPFLFIGGI from the coding sequence ATGTTAAGAAATAAAAATATACTCATCTTGTTAAGTGGGGAATTGATTGCGGGGCTTGGATTGTGGCTTGGGATTATTGGCAACCTTGAGTTTTTACAAGCACATGTCCCTTCTGACTTCTTAAAGTCTGTCATTCTAGCAGTAGGGTTACTTGCTGGAATTGCGGTGGGTCCTTTAGCAGGAAGATTAACAGATCAAATCAATAAGAAATCCATTATGCTTGTATCCGGATTTATCCGAACGATTAGTGTCACGTTTATGTTCGTCGCCTTATACACCGAATCGATATGGTGGATGATTATTTTTCTTATCCTTATTCAAATTAGTGCAGCCTTTTACTTTCCAGCACTTCAATCGGCTATCCCATTAGTTGTAGAGGAGAAAGATTTACTGAAGATCAACGGAATTTATATGAATGTTTCGACACTCTCTAGAATTGTCGGAACAGCTTTAGCAGGTGTTCTATTAGTAATCTTGTCCCTTTACCAAATTTATTTTTTATCACTCATTGCCTATTTAATTTTATTTACATTAACCTTCTTTTTAAATATAGAAGAAAACAAAGAGGAGCAGAAAGAAGACGAGCGAGAGAAGAAAGAGAAAAAAGGCTTTACAGAGGTTTTAACCGTGATAAAAGACATGCCTGTCATAGCAGTCATTTTTATTTTATCGATGGTTCCTTTCCTATTTATAGGGGGGATTTAA
- a CDS encoding DUF5344 family protein: MADINIKQSDVEAAFNELKSRTGELNTTDSGVTFDQSKLDFINKIESMESTYYQLINQYKTFLLRVEEAATSSISDFIEYEKSLGGKMIK; this comes from the coding sequence ATGGCGGATATTAACATAAAACAAAGTGATGTTGAAGCAGCATTTAATGAACTCAAATCAAGAACTGGCGAGTTAAATACAACAGATTCAGGCGTGACTTTCGATCAATCCAAACTAGATTTTATTAACAAAATAGAGAGTATGGAGTCTACTTATTATCAACTAATCAATCAATACAAAACATTCTTATTAAGGGTTGAAGAGGCGGCTACGTCGAGTATCTCGGATTTTATCGAATATGAAAAAAGCTTAGGAGGAAAAATGATTAAATGA
- a CDS encoding YheC/YheD family endospore coat-associated protein, translating to MILGIMQSRKEQNRAFNEEVALCSQAFDITVICMVPTDIDWKNNEVIGHYFINNEWRAKSFPCPHFVYDRAFYTNQTRYLLPLVNQFKKKCSATFINHGLPNKWKVHEYLLKTNLFHPYLPDTTFATLEVISPLLDVPSSYILKPIHGAAGRGIYIIEKKEKFFLIHHPTSKGLFSKRMETKRSLNKYLTTIFDKEDYIIQPTLPIRDENFVPFDIRLLLQKNEDGRWTERGRAIREGIQGSYLSNLAANGKLTNYFEWISKKSKVLQSQIECQIDYISSTLPTMLEKEYGLLFELGLDFGVTKEGNVFLLDINSKPGHKTAIFSCLDPKKIYEAPLRYCLHLNKNKEVLAL from the coding sequence ATGATTTTAGGCATCATGCAATCACGAAAAGAGCAAAATAGAGCATTTAATGAGGAAGTAGCTCTCTGTTCTCAAGCCTTCGACATTACCGTCATTTGTATGGTTCCGACTGATATAGACTGGAAAAACAACGAAGTAATTGGTCATTATTTTATAAACAACGAGTGGAGAGCGAAATCATTCCCATGCCCTCACTTTGTTTATGACCGAGCATTTTATACGAACCAAACACGTTATTTACTTCCCTTAGTAAACCAATTCAAAAAGAAATGTTCCGCCACTTTTATCAATCACGGGTTGCCTAACAAATGGAAAGTTCATGAATACTTGTTAAAAACCAATCTCTTTCATCCCTACTTACCCGATACAACATTCGCCACTTTAGAAGTCATTTCACCATTATTAGACGTTCCTTCTTCCTATATATTAAAACCTATACATGGAGCAGCTGGTAGAGGAATATATATCATTGAAAAGAAAGAAAAATTTTTTCTAATTCACCACCCAACAAGTAAAGGTCTTTTCTCAAAAAGAATGGAAACAAAAAGAAGCTTAAACAAATATTTAACGACGATCTTTGATAAAGAAGATTACATTATTCAGCCCACTTTACCTATAAGAGATGAGAATTTTGTTCCATTTGATATTCGTCTTCTTCTGCAAAAAAATGAAGATGGGCGTTGGACAGAAAGAGGAAGGGCCATTAGAGAAGGCATTCAAGGGTCATACTTATCAAATTTAGCAGCCAATGGAAAGCTAACAAACTATTTTGAGTGGATATCAAAAAAATCCAAAGTTCTGCAATCTCAAATCGAATGTCAAATCGATTATATTTCATCTACTCTTCCCACTATGCTAGAGAAAGAATATGGATTACTTTTCGAATTGGGGCTTGATTTTGGCGTAACAAAAGAGGGAAATGTTTTTTTATTAGATATAAACTCAAAACCTGGTCATAAAACAGCGATTTTTTCCTGTTTAGATCCAAAGAAAATATACGAAGCCCCATTACGATATTGTCTTCACTTGAACAAAAACAAGGAGGTGTTAGCGTTATGA
- a CDS encoding LXG domain-containing protein translates to MKVLNVSEVTNGIDKIISKKQEEREDLQSISDAINKVVNLDNSLTGKGGEAIKENFILVHVPILISFETFIDSYIENLQQIKSLVESYESGNGFIREDFIEQDVSNGINKVEQMTHDFVDDINKHLNTVNDLMHTTSINLYQFNQTVSDSKQQMEKTLEGLRELDANSEESLKIAEDDLQKVHESTSKVVNISRKGALLSQTELQRLFKKY, encoded by the coding sequence ATGAAGGTTTTAAACGTTTCAGAAGTGACAAATGGAATCGATAAAATCATAAGTAAAAAGCAAGAAGAAAGAGAAGATCTTCAATCCATAAGTGATGCAATTAATAAAGTGGTTAACTTAGATAATTCTCTAACGGGGAAAGGCGGAGAAGCCATTAAAGAGAACTTCATTCTAGTTCATGTTCCCATTCTAATCTCCTTTGAGACATTTATTGATTCTTATATTGAAAATCTCCAGCAAATTAAAAGCCTTGTAGAATCTTATGAATCAGGAAATGGATTCATCAGGGAAGATTTTATTGAGCAAGATGTTAGTAACGGTATAAATAAAGTGGAACAAATGACGCATGACTTCGTGGATGATATTAATAAACATTTGAATACAGTTAATGATTTAATGCATACAACATCAATTAACCTCTACCAATTTAATCAAACGGTTAGTGACTCTAAACAGCAAATGGAAAAAACGTTAGAAGGTTTGAGAGAGTTAGATGCAAATAGCGAAGAAAGTCTAAAGATTGCGGAAGACGATCTACAAAAAGTGCACGAATCGACTAGTAAAGTTGTCAACATATCAAGGAAGGGTGCTTTATTAAGCCAAACCGAGTTGCAAAGGCTTTTCAAAAAATATTGA
- a CDS encoding YlbF family regulator — MAMNLYDVAYDLEKTLRESDDYKELKKLYDEVNADESANRMFENFRQLQMNLQQKQMSGEEISEEEVQQAEKSVQLVQQHDLIMKLMQAEQKMSQTIQELNKIIMKPLEDLYGSLEQ; from the coding sequence ATGGCGATGAATTTATATGATGTAGCTTATGATTTAGAAAAGACGTTACGTGAAAGTGATGATTACAAAGAATTGAAGAAACTTTATGATGAAGTAAACGCGGATGAGTCTGCTAATCGTATGTTTGAAAACTTCCGTCAGCTACAGATGAACCTGCAACAAAAACAAATGAGTGGCGAAGAAATTTCAGAAGAAGAAGTGCAGCAAGCAGAGAAGTCTGTACAATTAGTACAGCAACATGATTTAATTATGAAATTAATGCAAGCAGAGCAAAAAATGAGCCAAACGATTCAAGAGCTTAATAAGATTATTATGAAGCCTTTAGAAGATCTTTATGGGTCGTTAGAACAATAA